From a region of the Fischerella sp. JS2 genome:
- a CDS encoding ribbon-helix-helix domain-containing protein → MTDRRRCEDYKQVSGYVPVELAREFKSICAREGVSQSDALEEMIREWLGKKTASNSSQLEQANRLITIADVVRANMTKLKRCGVKNLQALAKGEVLPTPGDFAIIMSSLAIPEEEQKMIWQKTFSSLNNDFGGVNECERSESPKPTGLEL, encoded by the coding sequence ATGACCGACAGAAGGCGTTGTGAGGATTACAAACAAGTCAGCGGTTATGTACCGGTAGAGTTGGCGCGGGAATTCAAAAGCATCTGCGCTCGTGAGGGTGTGTCTCAAAGCGACGCGTTAGAAGAGATGATCCGTGAGTGGCTGGGAAAAAAAACAGCTTCCAACTCCTCCCAACTAGAACAGGCAAATCGCCTGATCACAATTGCTGATGTAGTTCGAGCCAACATGACAAAACTTAAGCGCTGTGGAGTCAAAAACCTACAAGCGCTTGCCAAAGGAGAAGTTCTGCCTACACCAGGGGACTTCGCCATTATTATGTCTAGTTTGGCTATCCCTGAGGAAGAACAAAAAATGATTTGGCAAAAAACTTTTAGTTCCCTAAACAATGATTTTGGTGGTGTGAATGAGTGCGAGCGTTCTGAAAGTCCTAAACCAACCGGGCTGGAACTATAA
- a CDS encoding recombinase family protein has product MKILAYTYNDPLLETAADPQTWGWEIDRVYQDLGQRTELQQLLIDCQNDPPDYIIVRRLDELGDNVEEVSDRLCQIEAMGITLVAVEQGYNSAENSPNLHAQLLQLLHEIQRQQHSRRIRQGHARNRLDATPPPGKAPYGYRRGKDKYIIDRSTSPVVKDFFEQFLLYGSLRGAVRYLAKKYGKKISVTTGRRWLTNPVYRGSTAYQNGEILANTHPPILSQEEAAQVDRLLRRNSRLPSRTASAPRSLAGLVVCGECQSHMGVARVTIRNQDKEYLYLRPISCIKQPKCRAIPYQEVLEQTIQAICRDLPVAVDKMNSPQLDAVKHSLGDAIARQQEILTQLPALVETGVLDAQTAKLRAYKLRTEISTLQAKLAALPPVNLRSVAVAVSIPQFWLDLSEPERRFYFREFIRQVEIIRQQQKWDLQVIFIF; this is encoded by the coding sequence ATGAAAATTCTTGCTTACACCTACAACGATCCTTTACTAGAAACTGCTGCCGATCCTCAGACTTGGGGATGGGAAATAGATAGAGTGTACCAAGATTTAGGACAGCGCACGGAGTTACAACAATTACTAATTGACTGTCAAAACGATCCGCCTGATTATATCATTGTCCGCCGTCTAGATGAATTGGGGGATAACGTTGAGGAAGTGAGCGATCGCCTTTGCCAAATCGAAGCAATGGGGATAACGCTGGTTGCAGTGGAGCAAGGTTACAATTCTGCTGAGAACTCTCCTAATCTTCATGCTCAATTGTTACAATTGCTACATGAGATTCAACGACAGCAACACAGTCGCCGTATCCGTCAAGGACACGCTCGTAATCGTTTAGATGCTACTCCCCCTCCTGGAAAAGCACCTTATGGATATCGTCGAGGTAAAGATAAGTACATTATTGACCGTAGTACTTCTCCTGTAGTTAAAGATTTTTTTGAACAGTTTCTGCTTTATGGTTCCCTGCGAGGAGCAGTGCGTTACCTCGCGAAAAAATACGGCAAGAAAATTTCTGTCACCACAGGGCGTCGTTGGTTGACTAATCCAGTTTATCGTGGTAGTACTGCTTATCAAAATGGGGAAATTCTTGCCAATACCCATCCCCCTATCCTTTCTCAGGAAGAAGCAGCGCAAGTTGACAGGCTTTTACGCCGTAATAGTCGTTTACCATCACGGACTGCAAGTGCGCCGCGTTCTCTAGCGGGGTTGGTTGTTTGTGGCGAATGTCAATCACATATGGGTGTTGCTCGCGTTACTATTCGCAACCAAGACAAAGAGTATCTTTATTTACGTCCAATTAGCTGTATAAAACAGCCCAAGTGTCGGGCTATTCCTTATCAAGAAGTATTAGAGCAGACTATTCAAGCTATTTGTCGCGATTTACCCGTGGCGGTGGACAAAATGAATTCTCCTCAATTGGATGCAGTTAAGCATAGCTTAGGGGATGCGATCGCTCGTCAGCAAGAAATACTCACACAATTACCAGCTTTAGTCGAAACTGGAGTACTAGATGCACAAACAGCCAAATTAAGGGCATACAAACTCCGCACAGAAATATCTACACTGCAAGCAAAGTTAGCGGCTTTACCACCAGTAAACTTGCGTTCTGTTGCAGTTGCAGTTTCTATCCCTCAATTTTGGTTGGATTTATCAGAACCAGAACGACGATTTTATTTTCGCGAATTCATTCGTCAAGTAGAAATTATTCGTCAACAGCAAAAGTGGGACTTACAAGTAATTTTTATTTTTTGA
- a CDS encoding VOC family protein: MQITQCVHTAILVTDLERSQHFYGTVLGLPKVERPMKFPGAWYQVGEYQIHLIVGPSVKDESKNEKWGRNPHVAFLVSDLDAAKQQLLNYNCLIQPSASGRPAVFTQDPDGNVIELSQG; encoded by the coding sequence ATGCAGATTACCCAGTGTGTTCATACAGCAATTCTTGTAACTGACTTAGAACGCTCCCAACATTTTTATGGCACTGTGTTGGGATTGCCCAAAGTAGAACGTCCGATGAAATTCCCTGGCGCTTGGTATCAAGTCGGCGAGTATCAAATTCACCTGATCGTAGGGCCTAGCGTTAAGGACGAATCCAAAAATGAAAAATGGGGACGCAATCCCCACGTTGCTTTTTTAGTTTCCGACTTAGATGCCGCTAAACAGCAGCTATTAAATTATAACTGCCTAATACAACCCAGTGCTTCTGGTCGCCCTGCTGTTTTCACCCAAGATCCGGATGGAAATGTGATTGAGTTAAGTCAGGGGTGA